The following proteins come from a genomic window of Eubalaena glacialis isolate mEubGla1 chromosome X, mEubGla1.1.hap2.+ XY, whole genome shotgun sequence:
- the LOC133082561 gene encoding uncharacterized protein CXorf49 homolog — translation MSSPDEVSVWGTGFGPEGGERAGVGPAGPAVPRGPDPGPEPGEPRSGEGGGGFPDPEGFQSEREMLEAGGSVLWGREGRPGSPADDTRDLLDLDEESAAAILLQLAARHVLGVRRHPSPESCAAFEVSAVWAGLEAGPGGRGAPTQSCGEAPPAPAGPLHLGGLEAGRAWGNPKRGPKRRLNVAADRQRLPEEGLAWLLSNPESSDGFSETQLMTVSTYPRGGGQAEPSRPEDPGDTPRHSNFQVRENFLHVRGSSLSSAPRGLTSVMETQAVGEQGISSPKKMRSVLWGKGGSRSSYPGAAAAAAAAAGGLPRVTPRKKGAQEKKSLGGASKLALGTTFPSGGERISATPLEPATLPPISGIPLLGRSKRYTLVPSGTKQSKHTGAGKKSVARRARESEAVAGEDKDPNRDPAPKGQLPTHRPGTSFPRMHRGKASSGDLNTRGPQDPGNSEPLALNQGEVMPRGPVPSGDREPLDHPPRPERQQQPLGTPGCPWCLVLQREIDDLKEQLAAMQYLADKFQTL, via the exons ATGAGCTCCCCTGATGAGGTGTCTGTGTGGGGAACGGGTTTCGGCCCAGAGGGCGGGGAGCGGGCCGGCGTCGGCCCGGCCGGCCCCGCAGTCCCGCGGGGACCCGACCCAGGCCCCGAGCCCGGGGAGCCGCGGAGCGGCGAGGGCGGGGGCGGCTTCCCGGACCCCGAGGGCTTCCAGTCGGAGCGGGAGATGCTGGAAGCGGGAGGGTCGGTGCTGTGGGGCCGCGAAGGCCGACCTGGCTCCCCGGCTGACGACACGAGGGACCTCCTGGACCTGGACGAGGAGTCTGCGGCGGCCATCCTGCTGCAGCTGGCCGCCCGGCACGTGCTGGGCGTCCGCAGACACCCGTCCCCGGAGAGCTGCGCCGCCTTCGAAGTGTCCGCCGTGTGGGCCGGCCTCGAGGCGGGTCCCGGCGGTCGAGGAGCGCCCACCCAGAGCTGTGGGGAAGCGCCGCCGGCTCCGGCCGGCCCTCTCCACCTCGGTGGGCTCGAAGCGGGCCGGGCCTGGGGGAACCCTAAGAGAGGCCCTAAGCGTAGGTTGAACGTGGCTGCGGATCGCCAGCGGCTCCCCGAGGAAGGCCTGGCCTGGCTGCTGTCCAACCCCGAGTCCTCCGATGGGTTCAGTGAGACACAGCTGATGACGGTGAGCACTTACCCCAGAGGAGGAGGCCAGGCCGAGCCCAGCAGACCCGAGGATCCCGGGGACACTCCCAGACACTCGAATTTCCAAGTCAGGGAGAATTTCCTTCACGTGCGAGGCTCTTCCCTGTCCTCGGCTCCGCGAGGACTCACTTCGGTTATGGAAACGCAGGCTGTGGGAGAGCAGGGCATCTCTTCCCCTAAGAAAATGCGGAGTGTGCtctgggggaaggggggcagcAGGTCCAGCTACCcgggagctgctgctgctgctgctgctgctgcaggtgGCCTGCCGCGGGTCACTCCTAGGAAGAAGGGGGCCCAGGAGAAGAAATCCCTCGGGGGAGCCTCCAAACTTGCCCTGGGGACAACCTTCCCTTCCGGGGGAGAGCGAATCTCGGCAACTCCCCTGGAACCGGCCACCTTGCCCCCAATCTCTGGTATTCCGCTGCTTGGGAGATCCAAGAGGTATACCTTGGTCCCTTCGGGAACCAAACAGTCCAAGCACACCGGTGCTGGGAAGAAATCCGTGGCCAGGCGGGCAAGGGAGTCTGAGGCGGTGGCGGGAGAAGATAAGGACCCAAATAGAGACCCAGCCCCAAAGGGCCAA CTGCCAACTCACAGGCCAGGCACATCTTTTCCACGCATGCATCGTGGAAAAGCCAGCAGTGGCGACCTCAACACCAGAGGCCCCCAAGATCCAGGAAACTCAGAGCCCTTGGCCCTGAACCAGGGAGAAGTCATGCCCAGGGGGCCTGTCCCCTCAG GTGACCGGGAGCCACTTGACCATCCCCCAAGACCGGAAAGGCAGCAGCAGCCACTGGGAACGCCGGGCTGTCCTTGG TGTCTCGTGCTACAGAGAGAAATAGACGACCTTAAGGAGCAACTTG CCGCCATGCAGTACCTGGCTGACAAGTTCCAGACCCTTTGA